In the Anastrepha obliqua isolate idAnaObli1 chromosome 1, idAnaObli1_1.0, whole genome shotgun sequence genome, one interval contains:
- the LOC129235721 gene encoding LOW QUALITY PROTEIN: uncharacterized protein LOC129235721 (The sequence of the model RefSeq protein was modified relative to this genomic sequence to represent the inferred CDS: inserted 3 bases in 2 codons; substituted 1 base at 1 genomic stop codon): protein MARTNCNENPITAVDQIRIIKEWIEKSPHLKASTDPQLILAFLRRCRFSLEETKRRIDGFYAVKNAFPEVLCERERCNGLMEFYRSGPVLMISLYCXIDSKKSNPRLAFKLLIMLFEVLAIESDXESLDVGIDLMMQFDPFLLEKAYTLXRRIETKRCSYIILNMRREGFPIFNFVTSFKPRKLAFKFTAHKKVEDLLEYIARDAVTMEYGGVNGHISEAVESFKQILLAYKKHFLEDVHFGTNEDLREGRKKEWELGELSGVSGSSRKLQLD, encoded by the exons ATGGCGCGTACGAATTGTAATGAGAACCCGATTACTGCTGTTGATCAAATCCGCATCATTAAGGAGTGGATAGAAAAGTCGCCACATTTGAAAGCGTCCACCGACCCCCAATTGATTTTAGCATTCTTACGTCGTTGTCGCTTCAGTCTGGAAGAAACAAAAAGACGAATTGATGGTTTTTATGCGGTGAAGAATGCCTTTCCAGAAGTATTATGTGAACGTGAACGGTGTAATGGCTTAATGGAGTTTTATCGCTCGGG TCCCGTCCTTATGATTTCGCTATACTGCTAAATCgattcaaagaaatcaaatcccCGTTTAGCTTTTAAACTATTAATTATGCTATTCGAGGTATTGGCTATAGAGAGTG ATGAGAGTCTAGACGTTGGTATAGATCTAATGATGCAGTTTGATCCGTTCCTTTTGGAAAAAGCCTACACTTT GCGTAGAATTGAAACTAAAAGAtgttcatatataatattaaatatgagGCGCGAAGGATTTCCGATATTTAATTTCGTAACTTCCTTTAAGCCCAGAAAACTAGCGTTCAAG TTCACGGCACACAAGAAAGTGGAAGATTTGTTGGAATATATCGCACGCGACGCTGTAACAATGGAATATGGTGGCGTCAATGGTCACATTTCGGAGGCCGTCGAATCCTTTAAGCAGATATTGCTGGCCTATAAAAAACATTTCCTAGAAGATGTTCATTTTGGCACAAATGAAGATTTACGAGAAGGACGTAAAAAGGAATGGGAACTTGGGGAGTTAAGCGGTGTGAGCGGATCTTCTCGAAAACTGCAACTGGATTAG